In Carya illinoinensis cultivar Pawnee chromosome 7, C.illinoinensisPawnee_v1, whole genome shotgun sequence, the following are encoded in one genomic region:
- the LOC122314966 gene encoding uncharacterized protein LOC122314966 yields the protein MAQLPFNYISSTIEIQTDREETARKSKKEGKREKMGFFFFAESFILSPTIICLLLFISTSLASETNPTTPTRSAYEVIQGYNFPVGILPKGVLGYNLDPSTGKFSAYLGGSCSFSLEGSYQLKYKSTIRGSISQGKLSSLEGVSVKLFFFWVDIVEVQRKGDSLGFSVGIAGADFPIDNFEECPQCGCGLNCNDGQLKEVRSIPIVSSYSK from the coding sequence ATGGCCCAGCTACCATTCAATTACATTTCCTCTACGATAGAAATACAGACAGATCGAGAAGAGACAGCACGAAAGAgcaagaaagaaggaaagagagagaagatgggcttcttcttcttcgccgAAAGTTTCATACTTTCCCCAACGATCATATGCCTCCTCCTGTTCATTTCAACATCTTTAGCGTCAGAAACCAACCCCACAACCCCCACGCGCTCAGCCTATGAAGTTATTCAGGGCTACAACTTCCCTGTTGGCATCCTCCCCAAAGGTGTGCTAGGCTATAATCTTGATCCCTCCACGGGAAAATTTTCTGCCTACTTGGGCGGTAGCTGCAGCTTCTCGCTCGAAGGGTCGTACCAGTTGAAGTACAAATCCACTATCAGAGGTTCTATTTCGCAAGGCAAGCTCTCGAGCTTGGAGGGCGTTAGTGTGAAGCTCTTCTTCTTCTGGGTTGACATTGTTGAGGTACAGAGGAAAGGGGATAGTCTCGGATTCTCGGTCGGGATAGCCGGTGCGGATTTTCCTATTGATAACTTTGAGGAGTGCCCTCAGTGTGGTTGCGGATTGAATTGCAATGATGGGCAACTAAAGGAGGTCAGATCAATCCCGATTGTTTCTTCTTATTCCAAATGA
- the LOC122317488 gene encoding bidirectional sugar transporter SWEET17-like, with protein MATLSFFVGVIGNIISVLLFLSPLGTFCRIVKHRTTEEFESFPYICTLLSSSLWTYYGVTKPGSLLVATINSFGVVVEIIFISLFLVFATPRVRAKTATLVAVLNVGFLAGVMLITGFLLHGDIKIEVIGFLSAGLNIVMYGSPLAAMKRVVSTKSVEYMPFLLSFFVFLNGGIWTFYAVLVKDVFLAVPNGAGFIMGIAQLVLYAIYRNPKSSSKKMYEDLEDHESQHEHLLPSIGTSMQESISAHSQRSNGNRDEKEEDM; from the exons ATGGCTACCCTAAGTTTCTTTGTTGGAGTTATAG GCAACATCATCTCAGTGCTACTCTTTCTTTCTCCCTT AGGAACATTTTGTCGAATTGTTAAGCATCGAACAACAGAAGAGTTTGAGAGCTTTCCTTACATTTGCACATTACTGAGTTCATCATTATGGACTTACTATGGAGTTACAAAGCCTGGAAGCCTGCTTGTGGCTACTATCAACAGTTTTGGTGTTGTTGTGGAgattattttcatttccttGTTCCTTGTATTTGCAACTCCAAGGGTTAGG GCGAAGACTGCAACATTAGTTGCAGTTTTGAATGTGGGATTCCTCGCAGGAGTGATGTTGATTACTGGTTTTTTGTTGCACGGAGATATAAAGATCGAAGTCATAGGATTCTTGTCTGCAGGCTTGAATATAGTCATGTACGGTTCACCTCTGGCAGCCATG AAAAGGGTGGTGTCAACGAAAAGCGTGGAGTACATGCCTTTCCTTCTCTCCTTTTTCGTTTTCTTGAATGGAGGGATTTGGACTTTCTATGCCGTCCTTGTGAAGGATGTCTTTCTCGCA GTGCCAAATGGGGCTGGATTTATTATGGGAATAGCCCAGCTGGTTTTATATGCAATATACAGGAATCCTAAGTCATCATCCAAGAAAATGTATGAGGATTTGGAGGATCATGAGTCCCAGCATGAACACCTTCTTCCCTCTATCGGTACTTCTATGCAGGAAAGTATTTCAGCACACAGCCAAAGGTCTAATGGCAATCGTGATGAGAAAGAGGAAGATATGTAG